A single genomic interval of Spinacia oleracea cultivar Varoflay chromosome 6, BTI_SOV_V1, whole genome shotgun sequence harbors:
- the LOC110784691 gene encoding caltractin-like: protein FGKYYQSSARTVRKDKPRGRHHGLTQQKRQEIKEAFELFDTDGSGTIDAKELNVAMRALGFEMTEEQINQMIADVDKDGSGAIDLDEFCHMMTAKIGERDTKEELMKAFRIIDQDNNEH, encoded by the exons tttGGTAAATACTATCAGTCAAGTGCTAGGACGGTGAGGAAAGATAAGCCACGTGGGCGTCATCATGGTCTCACTCAACAGAAGAGGCAAGAGATAAAGGAAGCTTTTGAACTGTTTGACACTGATGGCTCAG GAACTATTGATGCTAAGGAGTTGAATGTTGCTATGAG GGCTCTGGGTTTTGAGATGACCGAAGAG CAAATCAATCAAATGATTGCGGATGTTGACAAGGATGGAAGTGGTGCCATTGATTTAGATGAATTTTGTCACATGATGACTGCTAAAATCGGAGAAAGAGACACTAAGGAAGAATTAATGAAAGCATTTCGTATAATCGACCAAGATAATAAT GAACACTAA